A part of Gemmatimonadota bacterium genomic DNA contains:
- a CDS encoding HD domain-containing protein: MKEHVDPTLANELAEGSPEKKINALFAYMEARGQSYYDEVVTQLEHALQCANLAQLANGDAIQITAALLHDIGHFLMDEHAENADFHTQDFLHEEVGAAYIAPFFIEAVTEPVKLHVPAKRYICTTDSTYYNTLSEASKHSFQLQGGLMSDRERTEFESNPYYQNAVHLRKWDDLAKVKNLETPRLETYRDAVAHCLK, translated from the coding sequence ATGAAGGAACACGTCGATCCAACACTCGCGAACGAATTGGCCGAAGGCAGTCCCGAAAAAAAAATAAATGCCCTGTTCGCCTACATGGAAGCGAGGGGCCAGTCCTACTACGACGAAGTCGTAACGCAACTCGAACACGCGCTCCAGTGCGCCAATCTGGCCCAGCTCGCCAATGGAGACGCGATTCAGATAACTGCCGCACTATTGCACGATATCGGCCATTTTCTGATGGACGAACACGCAGAAAACGCAGATTTCCACACCCAGGACTTTCTCCACGAAGAAGTGGGCGCCGCGTACATAGCGCCCTTTTTTATCGAGGCGGTGACCGAACCGGTGAAACTTCACGTTCCGGCCAAGCGATACATCTGCACCACGGATTCGACCTACTACAACACCCTTTCCGAAGCCTCTAAGCATAGTTTCCAACTGCAAGGAGGCCTCATGTCAGATCGGGAAAGGACCGAGTTCGAAAGCAATCCTTACTACCAGAATGCCGTGCACCTCAGGAAATGGGATGATCTGGCCAAGGTGAAGAACCTGGAAACCCCAAGGCTCGAAACGTACAGGGACGCAGTGGCGCATTGTCTGAAGTAA
- a CDS encoding ABC transporter ATP-binding protein has product MIELKNIEKYYESGIVKTFVLRRIDLQIREGEFVSIMGPSGAGKSTLLHILGMLDTASNGEYHFYNRAVHKLDERALTELHRDHIGFVFQSYHLIDELTVGENLETPLLYQKVKGAERKGRIAEMLDRFNIVAKKRLFPNQLSGGQQQLVGIARALITQPKLILADEPTGNLNSAEGERIMTLFKHLNAEGVTIVQCTHSEKNAAYGDRIVHLSDGWLDRDEQL; this is encoded by the coding sequence ATGATCGAACTAAAAAACATCGAAAAATACTACGAAAGCGGCATCGTAAAAACATTCGTACTGCGACGAATTGATCTACAAATCCGCGAAGGGGAATTTGTATCCATCATGGGACCATCCGGTGCTGGCAAATCAACCCTATTGCACATCCTGGGCATGTTGGACACCGCCTCGAATGGAGAGTACCATTTTTACAACCGCGCAGTGCACAAACTGGACGAACGCGCATTGACCGAACTGCACCGCGACCACATCGGCTTTGTATTCCAAAGCTACCATCTAATCGACGAACTAACCGTCGGCGAAAACCTGGAAACCCCCCTCCTGTATCAAAAAGTAAAAGGCGCCGAACGCAAAGGGCGAATTGCCGAAATGCTGGACCGCTTCAACATCGTGGCAAAAAAGCGACTATTCCCCAACCAGTTATCCGGCGGACAACAACAACTGGTAGGCATAGCCCGGGCATTGATCACACAACCAAAACTAATACTGGCCGACGAACCAACCGGCAACTTAAACTCGGCAGAAGGCGAGCGGATCATGACCCTGTTCAAACACCTGAATGCCGAAGGCGTAACCATTGTCCAGTGCACGCACTCAGAGAAAAACGCCGCTTACGGAGACCGCATCGTACATCTATCGGACGGATGGTTAGACCGGGACGAGCAGTTGTAA
- a CDS encoding ABC transporter permease — MFQNYLKIALRNLMRHKGYSLINVLGLSVGVACCVLIGLFIHDEFRVDRFHKKSDRIYKLLREMRNDDGTRDMGFGTSGAAGPALKKDYSEIETVVRYMPDYVWTTYKDRKFNQRFCLTDPDFLNVFDFELVKGDRATVLKEPLSILVTETTAQRFFGKDDPIGKVLTVDDRYMGGVYTITGVLKNAPRQSTMQFDIVCATVNTYWTRNVFETWAVDSTWRPANNYILLREGADAKALEAKLPEFMARYMGDEIVKKSTYFLQPLERIYLYSKVDYGISSHSDITYVYLFAIIGLFILLIACINFMNLSTARSARRAREVGLRKVVGAYRAQLIRQFLGETFLTALLAGLLSLIIVKISLPLLNNFAQKTIALEGQTLWYAIAGLFVLTVLVSLLSGGYPALFLSGFRPVTVLKGTLISGTRSGRLRQVLVVFQFAISTFLIASTYIVYQQLNYVQNKNLGFDKDLIVLTWLFATDRRLTDNYLNIKNEYLKHPNILKASASHSSMGYGGQLDRVFPEGRGGEDWRMRVLGVDEAFLDTYNLELTAGRNFSLSVTTDTSQAFILNETAVKRLGWTEPLGKEFGWAAYNREKGVVIGVVKDFHNRSLHEIIRPVAIAMWQPKFNVLTLKIRGQDIDETLKYIGEIWRKYIPEKPFYYRFLDEHLAYYYLAEQRIGTLITVFAGLAIVIACLGLFGLAAFTAEQRTKEIGIRKTLGASVPNIVRLLSREVVILVLLANLIAFPLAYWVLNEWLAGFAYRIDLGALVFVLSGLLTIAIAIMTVSTQAIRAALTDPATALRYE, encoded by the coding sequence ATGTTCCAAAACTATCTGAAAATCGCCCTGCGAAATTTGATGCGCCACAAAGGATACTCGCTGATCAATGTACTGGGATTATCAGTAGGCGTAGCCTGTTGTGTCCTCATCGGATTATTCATTCACGATGAATTTCGCGTAGATCGGTTTCACAAAAAAAGCGATCGAATCTACAAATTGCTCCGCGAGATGCGCAACGATGACGGCACCCGCGACATGGGTTTTGGCACATCGGGAGCAGCGGGACCCGCGCTAAAAAAAGACTATTCAGAAATCGAAACAGTCGTGCGATATATGCCGGACTATGTCTGGACCACGTATAAAGACCGCAAATTCAATCAGCGATTCTGTTTGACGGACCCCGATTTCCTGAATGTCTTCGATTTTGAACTGGTGAAAGGAGATCGCGCGACAGTACTCAAAGAACCGCTTTCCATCCTGGTAACAGAGACAACCGCACAACGATTTTTTGGGAAAGACGATCCAATAGGAAAAGTGCTTACCGTCGATGATCGGTATATGGGTGGGGTATATACGATTACCGGGGTACTAAAAAACGCGCCTCGACAATCAACCATGCAATTTGACATCGTATGTGCAACCGTGAACACCTATTGGACGCGGAACGTATTTGAAACGTGGGCCGTGGATTCAACCTGGCGACCAGCAAACAATTACATCTTATTGCGAGAAGGCGCAGATGCGAAAGCACTCGAAGCAAAATTGCCTGAATTCATGGCGCGATACATGGGCGATGAAATCGTCAAAAAGAGCACCTATTTTTTGCAACCCTTAGAGCGAATCTATCTGTATTCCAAAGTGGATTACGGCATCTCATCTCATAGCGACATCACGTATGTGTACCTGTTTGCAATCATCGGACTTTTCATTTTATTGATTGCGTGCATCAACTTTATGAACCTATCAACAGCGCGCTCTGCGCGACGGGCACGCGAAGTCGGATTGCGAAAAGTAGTGGGAGCCTATCGCGCCCAATTGATCCGACAGTTCTTGGGAGAGACATTTTTGACCGCACTGTTGGCCGGGCTGTTGTCGCTAATCATTGTGAAAATTTCTCTTCCCCTCCTGAATAACTTTGCCCAAAAAACAATCGCGCTCGAAGGACAGACCCTGTGGTATGCAATTGCCGGACTATTTGTTTTAACCGTACTGGTAAGCCTGCTCTCCGGAGGATATCCCGCGCTATTTCTATCCGGTTTTCGGCCCGTAACAGTACTGAAAGGCACCCTTATTTCAGGAACCAGAAGCGGCCGACTGCGACAAGTTCTCGTGGTATTTCAATTTGCGATCTCGACATTTTTAATCGCGAGCACCTACATCGTATATCAGCAATTGAATTACGTGCAAAATAAGAACCTGGGATTTGATAAAGACCTCATAGTTCTAACCTGGCTATTTGCAACAGATCGACGCTTGACAGATAATTATTTGAATATTAAAAATGAATATCTGAAGCACCCAAACATCTTGAAAGCATCGGCATCGCATTCTTCGATGGGATATGGGGGACAATTGGACAGGGTATTTCCCGAAGGCAGGGGCGGTGAAGACTGGCGGATGCGCGTCCTGGGGGTGGATGAAGCTTTTTTAGACACCTATAATCTGGAACTCACAGCGGGTCGCAATTTTTCACTATCAGTGACAACCGATACATCTCAGGCATTTATCCTGAACGAAACCGCCGTGAAGCGATTGGGGTGGACAGAGCCGCTTGGAAAGGAATTTGGATGGGCTGCGTACAACCGGGAGAAAGGCGTCGTGATCGGCGTGGTAAAAGATTTTCACAACCGGTCGCTACACGAAATCATCCGCCCCGTGGCGATTGCGATGTGGCAACCCAAATTCAACGTACTAACACTAAAAATTCGCGGTCAGGATATTGACGAAACGCTTAAATATATCGGTGAAATATGGCGGAAATATATTCCCGAAAAGCCGTTTTATTACCGATTTTTAGACGAACACCTGGCGTATTATTATCTCGCCGAACAACGGATAGGAACACTTATAACCGTGTTTGCCGGGCTGGCGATTGTAATCGCGTGTCTGGGCCTGTTTGGCCTGGCGGCATTTACAGCAGAGCAACGCACCAAAGAAATTGGCATCCGCAAGACCCTGGGCGCATCCGTCCCCAATATCGTACGCTTGCTCTCGCGGGAAGTTGTCATCCTGGTCCTGCTCGCCAATCTAATCGCATTTCCGCTGGCCTATTGGGTCCTGAATGAATGGTTGGCGGGGTTTGCGTACCGCATAGATTTGGGTGCGCTGGTATTTGTGTTGAGCGGATTACTGACAATAGCAATCGCGATCATGACCGTGAGCACACAGGCGATTCGCGCAGCCTTGACCGATCCAGCCACAGCATTGCGGTATGAATAG
- a CDS encoding ABC transporter ATP-binding protein: DEGEFVAVMGPSGCGKSTLLNVLGLLDNPSGGEYFLNDEEVSKHTERQRANTRKSNIGFVFQSFNLIDELTVAENVELPLLYLGLPASERKQRLDESLEYMGIKHREKHFPQQLSGGQQQRVAVARAVIANPNIILADEPTGNLDSANGNEVMDLLTELNKNGTTIVMVTHNSHDAGYAHRVIHLFDGHVVTENIRG; encoded by the coding sequence TTGACGAAGGCGAATTCGTCGCCGTAATGGGACCATCGGGATGCGGCAAATCCACGCTCTTGAACGTACTCGGCCTGCTGGACAATCCCAGCGGCGGGGAATACTTTCTGAATGATGAAGAAGTATCCAAACACACCGAACGACAAAGAGCCAACACCCGCAAATCAAACATCGGCTTTGTATTTCAAAGTTTCAACCTCATCGACGAACTGACCGTCGCCGAAAACGTGGAACTGCCCCTGTTGTATCTGGGCTTACCGGCCAGCGAGCGCAAACAGCGCCTGGACGAATCCCTCGAGTACATGGGCATCAAACACCGCGAAAAGCATTTCCCGCAGCAATTGTCCGGCGGTCAGCAGCAGCGCGTAGCCGTAGCCAGAGCCGTCATAGCAAACCCCAACATCATCCTTGCAGACGAGCCAACGGGTAATCTGGACTCGGCAAACGGCAACGAGGTCATGGATCTGTTGACCGAACTAAACAAAAACGGCACCACAATCGTCATGGTGACGCACAACTCACACGACGCGGGATACGCGCATCGCGTCATTCATTTATTCGACGGTCATGTCGTCACGGAGAACATCAGGGGATAG